Proteins from a genomic interval of Lolium perenne isolate Kyuss_39 chromosome 1, Kyuss_2.0, whole genome shotgun sequence:
- the LOC127317230 gene encoding RING-H2 finger protein ATL79-like: MQSSSRPHRSRKLLPMAPTASPSPAPAPAAPGILTPDDWPAAASPDAESALDWLNANAIPVLALLICGLFAAIALYVVLHCACRVTARAWHAYGHRSGVAPQEPAPRARNGGRGRCAKLEALALPCLAYSEGLRLAGSSRAECAICLAEFARGEQLRVLPRCNHGFHARCIDRWLAARPTCPTCRQPPFAEPDHERVLAADRARPAPVVRVVPVVVA; encoded by the coding sequence ATGCAGAGCTCCTCTCGGCCGCACCGCTCCAGGAAACTTCTGCCCATGGCGCCAACGGCGAGCCCATCGCCTGCCCCGGCGCCGGCGGCGCCCGGCATTCTCACTCCCGACGACTGGCCGGCGGCGGCCTCTCCCGACGCCGAGAGCGCGCTCGATTGGCTGAACGCTAACGCCATCCCCGTGCTCGCGCTCCTCATCTGCGGCCTCTTCGCCGCGATCGCGCTCTACGTCGTCCTCCACTGCGCGTGCCGCGTCACCGCCCGCGCGTGGCACGCGTACGGCCACCGTTCCGGCGTCGCTCCGCAGGAGCCGGCTCCGCGCGCGAGGAATGGCGGGCGCGGCAGATGCGCCAAGCTTGAGGCACTGGCGCTCCCGTGTCTGGCCTACTCGGAGGGGCTCCGGCTGGCCGGGTCGTCGCGGGCGGAGTGCGCCATCTGCCTCGCCGAGTTCGCGCGCGGGGAGCAGCTGCGCGTGCTGCCGCGCTGCAACCACGGCTTCCACGCCCGCTGCATCGACAGGTGGCTCGCCGCGCGGCCGACGTGCCCCACGTGCAGGCAGCCGCCGTTCGCGGAGCCTGACCACGAGCGCGTGCTAGCCGCGGACCGTGCGCGGCCGGCACCCGTTGTCAGGGTGGTGCCAGTGGTAGTCGCCTAG